From Vanrija pseudolonga chromosome 1, complete sequence, a single genomic window includes:
- the Cyth3 gene encoding Cytohesin-3 — MSSPPAHYAGPSPNAEIRSQAIAKLKRAASLPRTPDGRRQAEPKNGTAAPAVTAPTAAPTVAVVADHPGGVDDSTPSPTRLLNDYGDEELLSPSPGSNFPVGVTMQRSASASSSYHIPTPPYTYGSATASPFYTAQPSPVNPGTDWAAYQLAQSYLPSISPAAPPSSFPAHLTTPTGAGRNTPSPLPSLGDLRNLSRSNSAAARAKAMDKLTGGKSSITPTRSTNVGTPLSSDEDVTLAEPGPARSLFRSGTIGVPRMFGLPNDQPKPTTVDDAVVPSAPIPDTAFDVPRPRLQRSFTVSSSNMGEERRSAVGRRMVERLAERRQARQKEEAEVRNLWVERRRTRGLSTKIVDNTYDWDSNGSPGPELATPPPEMPAAPTPPRQLGHELLAVPDRTPSRSTERSDGEAFEYESHLRRSLSSRTARDNIMEPSPEVTLPSPVPEDGSELSHTGAFARQQQQSGFLSTSDNTQLHPPAPPFATQTRHQTHESTSSGSTVMARESVLSDATSTGSNLHSRNPSHGAVPQDPFGGPSHQWQENGGGDHGPTERLRAATPSREGTPLTQVYKGYASHHDPQDSSRDVSEDERAPAPTHRRDVSTMSWEEVGGAEDREVPVDSRYLQKSTSVSSKMGRAITAIRKGSISRTSSQATSPPTSPRGFAPGGGPGRRPSDTSTGHSRSPSAVRESAHHNDRHLQGGAVSPSPAEDANNLLIQHQLSSGPVSFLPRATANDPRIHNSKLSPFPGIATFEQKGQQAAHDHRHLQPVEPQSRVMSPQGAETTRSDSKRGWLRTLGGSTRSSNGSGSRTSQSDGNHSRQHSEDNRNGSMRIVDQTPATEDHDPFVHSTPKADRTASPEVNRSTSRAGQQESGSQFMTNRRRAPPPPIEVTSSNAATIVEPTGHLVAPPGLSQTSTDVLHRMDNLLASSAQDPNQANLLDDPPRKLLLAQQVLQVVNVNTVKDRYLLLFNDILVIAKPLMPSGHPTANLDMKFVVKSIVSLDKLVVSGITEEPTTEPPQHPAVQQFIKQFAEDPVQAVRQLVERSNPRVDSATLANLLFKTTDLDKTQIGNLLATDEKLLRAFMDRFHFDEVPIDDALRMFLLSLRLPTDIAAAEALLRGFAKGYYKANQHFVSYDEALAGDLVLAILELNDMLYSTFGFAFPNHAISKDTFVTAFKTKDPRGLVSEAYLEDIYTSIRGSKLVQALAAHETYLRREVSVTKPQIPTKLTFGEWSEPIYITIPKPDPALKIRLLGEGLEFNPPVLNFASSHEESFTVRGVSLGTKSLLFDRIGTTAAYYADIGNTRTFHVERAFMRHTFQVSFLSHLGLKRKYCFSVADAATHQRWATMLTRQVQFMTEAKQAGDGNSVAARTRRAAEAVSLHVLRDALIAPEDKSASAKPTASGTNTPSRTARAGSVSIAYAAKAANEEAVLGPLHPTRGHHGDRQSGMVEVQTGKELILVCRQNSLLPGVLELLQSGTEPGGLRQPQQPPLRSAGLKAMMHDRRL, encoded by the exons ACCGACTGGGCTGCGTATCAGCTGGCCCAGTCGTATCTGCCGTCGATCAGTCCTGCCGCGCCTCCTAGCTCGTTCCCGGCTCACCTCACAACGCCGACCGGCGCTGGTCGCaacacgccgagcccgctgcCTTCCCTAGGAGATCTGCGCAACCTGTcgcgctcaaactcggctgctgcgcgcgcgaaGGCGATGGACAAGCTGACGGGAGGCAAGAGCTCGATTACGCCTACGAGAAGCACAAATGTCGGAACACCACTGTCCTCTGATGAGGACGTCAcactcgccgagcccggACCGGCGCGATCGCTCTTCCGGTCGGGCACAATTGGGGTCCCGCGCATGTTCGGCCTCCCCAACGATCAACCCAAGCCCACCACTGTTGACGACGCGGTTGTGCCCTCTGCGCCGATCCCCGATACAGCCTTCGATGTGCCCCGTCCGCGTCTTCAGCGCAGCTTTACCGTGTCTTCCTCCAACATGGGTGAGGAACGGCGAAGTGCAGTTGGACGACGAAtggtcgagcgcctcgccgagcgtcgcCAGGCTCGTCAGAAGGAGGAAGCCGAAGTGCGCAACCTCTGGGTGGAGCGCCGACGGACAAGGGGCCTCTCTACCAAGATTGTCGACAATACCTACGACTGGGATTCGAATGGATCACCGGGCCCAGAGTTGGCAACGCCCCCTCCAGAAATGCCTGCGGCCCCAACGCCGCCCAGACAACTGGGCCACGAACTTTTGGCCGTTCCTGACCGCACACCTTCTCGCAGCACCGAGCGCTCAGATGGCGAAGCATTCGAGTACGAATCGCACCTTCGACGCAGTTTGTCAAGCCGTACTGCCCGTGACAATATCATGGAGCCCAGTCCCGAAGTTACGTTACCGAGCCCGGTGCCAGAAGATGGATCGGAGCTAAGTCACACGGGAGCCTTCGCgagacaacaacaacaatctGGCTTCCTCTCCACTTCGGACAACACTCAGCTGCAccccccagcgccgccgttTGCCACGCAGACTCGCCACCAGACTCATGAGTCTACGTCGTCTGGCTCGACAGTCATGGCACGCGAGTCGGTGCTGAGCGATGCGACTTCGACGGGCAGCAACTTGCACTCAAGGAACCCCAGTCACGGGGCTGTCCCACAAGATCCCTTCGGCGGCCCGAGTCATCAGTGGCAAGAGAATGGCGGTGGAGATCACGGCCCGACCGAGAGGCTGCGTG CTGCTACTCCGTCCCGAGAAGGCACCCCGCTCACCCAAGTGTACAAGGGATACGCCTCACATCACGATCCTCAGGACAGCAGCCGCGACGTCAGCGAAGACGAGCGAGCACCTGCTCCGACGCACAGGCGGGATGTGAGCACCATGTCGTGGGAGGAGgtcggtggcgccgaggaccgTGAAGTGCCCGTCGACTCTCGCTACCTTCAGAAGTCAACCAGCGTGTCTTCGAAGATGGGCCGCGCCATCACCGCTATCCGCAAAGGCAGCATCAGTCGGACCAGCAGCCAGGCCACTAGCCCGCCGACCAGCCCGCGCGGCTTTGCTCCTGGAGGTGGGCCAGGACGGCGTCCGTCAGACACGTCGACTGGTCACAGCAGAAGTCCCAGTGCTGTGCGCGAATCGGCGCATCACAATGACAGGCATCTGCAGGGCGGAGCGGTGTCACCTAGCCCAGCCGAGGACGCGAACAACCTTCTCATTCAGCACCAGCTGTCTAGTGGACCCGTCAGCTTCCTTCCTCGAGCGACTGCCAACGACCCTCGCATTCACAACTCGAAGCTGTCGCCGTTCCCGGGCATTGCCACCTTTGAGCAGAAAGGCCAACAAGCAGCTCATGACCACCGACACCTGCAACCGGTCGAACCTCAGTCCCGTGTCATGTCACCCCAGGGTGCAGAGACGACACGGAGTGACTCGAAGCGAGGCTGGCTGCGGACCCTTGGAGGCTCGACCCGTTCTTCGAATGGCAGCGGTTCGCGAACAAGCCAGTCGGACGGCAATCACAGTCGCCAGCACAGTGAGGACAACCGCAATGGCTCGATGCGGATCGTCGACCAAACGCCTGCGACCGAGGATCACGACCCATTTGTCCACTCCACGCCAAAGGCGGATCGCACCGCGTCTCCAGAGGTCAACCGCTCCACCAGCCGTGCAGGCCAGCAGGAATCTGGCTCACAGTTCATGACGAACAGGCGTAGagcaccgccaccgccgatCGAAGTTACATCGTCAAACGCTGCTACAATTGTCGAGCCTACAGGACACCTGGTCGCCCCTCCTGGCCTCTCGCAAACCTCTACAGATGTCCTCCACCGTATGGACAACCTGCTTGCTTCGTCGGCCCAGGATCCCAACCAGGCCAACTTGCTTGATGATCCGCCAAGGAAGCTTCTGCTTGCGCAGCAAGTGCTGCAGGTGGTCAACGTCAAC ACTGTCAAAGACCGGTACCTCCTGCTCTTCAacgacatcctcgtcatcgccaagCCGTTGATGCCTTCAGGTCACCCGACTGCCAACCTGGACATGAAGTTTGTTGTCAAGTCGATTGTAAGCTTGGACAAGCTAGTGGTTAGCGGCATCACCGAAGAGCCCACCACCGAGCCACCGCAACACCCTGCAGTGCAACAGTTTATCAAGCAGTTTGCAGAGGACCCTGTGCAGGCAGTGCGACAGCTTGTGGAGCGAAGTAACCCCAGGGTCGACTCTGCGACGCTCGCAAACCTGCTCTTCAAGACGACTGATCTGGACAAGACACAGATCGGCAACCTGCTTGCCACAGACGAGAAGCTGTTACGGGCGTTCATGGATCGGTTCCACTTTGACGAGGTGcccatcgacgacgcgctgcgcatgttcctcctcagcctccgGCTCCCCACCGACAtagcggcggccgaggctCTCCTGCGCGGCTTTGCCAAAGGCTACTACAAGGCGAACCAGCACTTTGTGTCATATGACGAGGCCCTCGCTGGtgatctcgtcctcgccatcttGGAACTAAACGACATGCTTTACTCGACATTTGGCTTTGCTTTCCCCAACCACGCGATCTCCAAGGACACCTTTGTCACCGCGTTCAAGACCAAGGACCCTCGCGGCCTTGTGTCAGAAGCGTACCTGGAGGACATTTACACGTCGATCCGGGGAAGCAAGTTGGTTCAAGCATTGGCTGCGCACGAGACCTACCTCCGCCGAGAGGTTTCTGTCACCAAGCCACAAATTCCTACCAAGCTTACCTTCGGCGAGTGGTCTGAGCCAATCTACATCACGATTCCCAAGCCCGACCCGGCGCTCAAGATCAGGCTCTTGGGCGAGGGTCTCGAGTTCAACCCTCCTGTTCTCAACTTTGCCTCGTCGCACGAGGAATCGTTCACTGTCAGGGGCGTATCGCTTGGCACAAAGTCGCTCCTGTTTGACCGCATTGGCACTACTGC CGCATACTACGCCGACATTGGCAACACCAGGACGTTCCACGTGGAGAGGGCGTTCATGCGCCACACGTTCCAAGTGTCGTTCCTGTCGCATCTGGGCCTGAAGCGCAAGTACTGCTTCTCGGTTGCGGACGCGGCGACGCACCAGCGCTGGGCAACCATGCTCACTCGTCAAGTGCAATTCATGACCGAGGCCAAACAGGCCGGGGATGGCAACAGCGTTGCGGCGCGTACCCGTCGTGCGGCCGAGGCAGTCAGCCTCCACGTCCTGCGCGATGCTCTTATTGCACCAGAGGACAAGTCCGCCTCAGCCAAGCCCACAGCCTCGGGCACCAACACGCCATCTCGCACAGCCCGAGCGGGCAGCGTGAGTATCGCGTatgcggccaaggcggccaacGAGGAGGCTGTTCTCGGCCCATTACACCCAACACGCGGGCACCACGGTGACCGCCAGAGCGGCATGGTGGAGGTACAGACTGGCAAGGAGCTCATCCTTGTTTGTCGGCAAAACAGCCTCCTGCCCGGAGTGCTGGAGCTCCTGCAGAGCGGGACCGAGCCCGGAGGGCTCCGCCAGCCGCAACAGCCACCCTTACGGTCTGCGGGCCTCAAGGCGATGATGCACGACCGCAGACTGTGA
- the UBE2D4 gene encoding Ubiquitin-conjugating enzyme E2 D4, with protein sequence MAAKRIRKEITDLARENLGDIKLAPNESNIFQWRAVLPGPAGSPYEGGVFEVDVRVPDDYPFSPPQLQFLTKVYHCNIASTGVICLDLLKTAWSPALSLYKVVLSLSSLLTDPNPGDPLVPAIAQEYKRNRKKHDETAREWVKLYALPKSSEPEPAAPPPPTRPASARGPRGAVSRAGTSSRSATPPRAVTGVRRREDRGSGLNNAIDLLSDDDDDVEVLGESSTNGNAAEQPPRRSKRARVASDSGGGGGEAGGSGEVIVVDD encoded by the exons ATGGCGGCCAAGCGCATACGCAAGGAG AtcaccgacctcgcgcgcgagaaCCTCGGCGATATCAAGCTCGCGCCCAACGAGTCCAACATCTTCCAgtggcgcgccgtgctcccCGGCCCCGCGGGATCGCCgtacgagggcggcgtgttCGAGGTCGATGTGCGCGTGCCGGACGATTACCC ATTCTCCCCGCCCCAGCTCCAGTTCCTCACCAAGGTGTACCACTGCAACATTGCGTCGACGGGTGTCATTT GTCTTGAT CTCCTCAAAACGGCCTGGTCGCCCGCGCTGTCCCTCTACAAGGTCGTCCTCTCcctctcgtcgctcctcACCGACCCCAACCCCGGCGACCCGCTCGTGCCGGCCATTGCACAAGAGTACAAGAGAAATCGCAAAAAGCACGACGAGACGGCACGCGAATGGGTCAAACT GTACGCTCTGCCCAAGAGTTCTGAACCCGAGCcggcagcaccaccaccaccgacgcgCCCCGCATCGGCGCGTGGACCACGAGGTGCCGTGTCGCGCGCCGGGACGAGCTCAAGAtcagccacgccgccgcgcgcggttaccggcgtgcgccgccgtgAGGACCGCGGGTCGGGGCTCAACAATGCCATCGACCTGTTatccgacgacgatgatgacgtcGAGGTTCTTGGCGAGAGCTCGACAAATGGGaatgccgccgagcagccgccgcgcaggtcgaAGCGTGCCCGCGTGGCGAGCGatagcggcggcggaggtggagAGGCCGGTGGCTCGGGTGAGGTCATTGTTGTGGATGACTag
- the sap62 gene encoding Pre-mRNA-splicing factor sap62, translating into MGANKGSGGVAGGSETAVDRRERLRKLALETIDLAKDPYILRTHLGTLECRLCLTLHVNEGSYLAHTQGKKHQTNLARRAARDNHEQLMLEAPKAMPSTVRKKVFVKIGRPGYKIVKIRDPVTQQLGLLFTVSLPEIKQGERPRRRFMSAFEQKREIPNRALQYLVIAAEPYETIAFAIPAKDMTDEDEDPETTWEHWDPDEKVYSCQFLFK; encoded by the exons ATGG GTGCCAACAAGGGCAGCGGTGGTGTCG CCGGCGGATCGGAGACGGCAGTGgaccggcgcgagcgtctgcgcaagctcgcgctcgagacgaTCGACCTGGCCAAGGACCCGTATATCCTGAG GACccacctcggcaccctcgAGTGCCGCCTCTGCCTCACGCTCCACGTCAACGAGGGCTCGTACCTCGCCCACACGCAGGGCAAGAAGCACCAGAccaacctcgcccgccgtgccgcgcgcgacaACCATGAGCAGCTCATGCTCGAGGCGCCCAAGGCTATGCCTAGTACGGTGCGGAAGAAGGTGTTTGTGAAGATTGGACGGCCAG GCTACAAGATCGTCAAGATCCGCGACCCCGTCacccagcagctcggcctcctgtTCACCGTCTCCCTGCCCGAGATCAAGCAGGGCGagcgccctcggcggcggttcATGTCTGCGTTCGAGCAGAAGCGCGAGATTCCCAACCGCGCGCTGCAGTACTTGGTG ATCGCTGCCGAGCCCTACGAGACCATTGCGTTCGCCATTCCTGCCAAGGACATgacggacgaggacgaggaccccGAGACGACATGGGAGCACTGGGACCCAGACGAGAAGGTGTACAGCTGCCAGTTCTTGTTCAAGTAG
- the rrp8 gene encoding Ribosomal RNA-processing protein 8: MSLFASAFDSGAPAGPSRPLSFGGSPATKAAGGKRKRPSLGDGKADQLRATQVNLEKLMSRVDRGEVKEKQGAEGLGQGAKKGKGAKGGKQQQQPAKQAKPQPKQQQQPKQKQQQPKPDASPKAKKAKHDGGKQKPEGDKPKPKGDKPKPKANPNRPAPVELPLPEVASAADDNLTDMQRAMKAKLEGARFRWINEQLYSTRSDDAVAMMAKDPKIFADYHNTHRALTAGWPSPPLPHIIALLAPLPKASVIADLGCGDAGLARALVPQGKVVLSYDLVGDSGVAGADEERSGKGTDGWVVECDFLTRVPLPGRPGGLAAEPQPKKSKKRDPAAAEVVDAVVCCLSLMGTNWVGGIYEAARILKQGGAFHIAEVTSRFVSTDEFVAVVESFGLTLESQEEPSTHFTLFRFTKTAAVPLGPARGEAGWTERVAAGEDILRACVYKKR, translated from the exons atgtcgctcttcgcctcggccttcgACTCTGGCGCACCAGCCGGCCCATCGCGCCCGCTCTCGTTTGGCGGATCGCCGgccaccaaggccgccggcgggaaACGCAAGCGCCCgtccctcggcgacggcaaggccgaccagctgcgcgcgacgcagGTCAACCTCGAGAAGCTCATGagccgcgtcgaccgcggcgaggtcaaggagaagCAGGGGGCCGAGGGGCTCGGACAGGGGgcgaagaagggcaagggggcGAAGGGgggcaagcagcagcagcagccggcgaAGCAGGCCAAGCCGCAGCCaaagcaacaacaacagcccaagcagaagcagcagcagcccaagcccgacgcctcgcccaaggccaagaaggcgaagcacgacggcggcaagcagaagcccgagggcgacaagcCAAAGCCCAAGGGCGACAAGCCAaagcccaaggccaaccCCAACCGCCCGGCACCCGTCgagctccccctccccgaagtcgcctcggccgcggaCGACAACCTGACCGACATGCAGCGCGCGAtgaaggccaagctcgagggcgcACGGTTCCGGTGGATCAACGAGCAGCTGTATAGCACGAGGTCAGACGACGCAGTGGCCATGATGGCGAAGGACCCCAAGATCTTCGCGGAC TACCACAACACGCACCGCGCGCTCACGGCAGGCTggccctcccctcccctcccgcACATCATCGCTTTGCTCGCCCCGCTGCCGAAGGCCTCCGTGATCGCCGACCTCGGGTGTGGTGACGCCGGACTGgcacgcgcgctcgtgccgcagGGCAAGGTCGTGCTGTCGTACGACCTCGTGGGCGACTCTGGCgttgctggcgccgacgaggagcgcagTGGAAAGGGCACGGACGGGTGGGTCGTCGAGTGCGACTTCCTCACGCGCGTGCCGCTGCCTGGCCGCCCGGGCGGGCTGGCAGCCGAGCCCCAGCCGAAGAAGAGCAAGAagcgcgaccccgccgcggcggaggtcgtcgacgccgtcgtctgcTGCCTCTCGCTCATGGGCACCAACTGGGTCGGAGGCATCTACGAGGCCGCACGTATCCTCAAGCAAGGGGGCGCGTTCCACATCGCCGAGGTGACCTCGCGCTTTGTCTCCACGGACGAGTTCGTCGCTGTGGTTGAGAGCTTTGGCTTGACGCTTGAGAGCCAGGAGGAGCCCAGTACCCACTTTACGCTCTTCCGCTTCACCAAGACGGCGGCCGTGCCGctcggcccggcgcgcggcgaggccggctGGACAGAgcgcgtcgctgccggcgaggacaTTCTCCGTGCATGCGTCTACAAGAAGAGGTAG